In a genomic window of Occallatibacter riparius:
- a CDS encoding alpha/beta fold hydrolase yields the protein MLRRFRIVAVFPVSLLTVLLITQCSGGWHDPSPHSVRFVTVDKTVPLEVLDWGGSGRALVLLAGGGNTAHVFDDFAPKLTNQYHVVGITRRGFGASGFRSDDNTADSLGGDVLEVLDALKLEKPVLIGHSFAGLEMSSVANQHPERVAGLVYLDAAYSYAFNNGKGADVMDMIKLKAPQPPGPQKADLASFAAYRAYVGRLDGFAIPEAEFHFQRKARWFGRVGDYIDHPGGSMLMAVLSAGKKYTQIPVPACFIYASPHSLGQWVEKNPDPAVQADARKFEASLEALDAKQIASVREAFPADTLITIPGANHYVFMTNEAEVLQAIRSFIAGLK from the coding sequence ATGCTGCGTCGATTTCGGATCGTCGCTGTATTCCCGGTTTCGCTGTTGACCGTTCTGCTCATTACCCAGTGCTCCGGGGGATGGCATGATCCTTCGCCGCACTCGGTTCGTTTTGTCACGGTCGACAAAACGGTCCCATTGGAGGTGCTGGACTGGGGCGGTTCGGGCAGGGCCCTGGTTCTGCTTGCGGGCGGAGGAAACACCGCGCACGTCTTCGATGACTTCGCGCCGAAGCTGACAAATCAGTACCACGTGGTCGGGATTACGCGGCGCGGTTTCGGGGCGTCTGGATTTCGTTCGGACGACAACACGGCCGACAGCCTGGGTGGGGACGTGCTTGAAGTTCTGGACGCGCTGAAGCTGGAAAAGCCGGTGCTGATTGGGCACTCGTTCGCCGGGCTGGAGATGAGCTCGGTGGCCAACCAGCATCCGGAGCGCGTGGCGGGCCTGGTGTATCTCGATGCGGCGTATTCGTATGCGTTCAACAACGGCAAGGGCGCGGACGTCATGGACATGATTAAGCTGAAGGCGCCGCAGCCTCCGGGACCGCAGAAGGCGGATTTGGCGAGCTTCGCGGCCTATCGGGCCTATGTGGGCAGGCTCGATGGGTTTGCGATTCCAGAGGCGGAGTTTCATTTTCAGCGAAAGGCGCGGTGGTTCGGGCGGGTGGGCGATTACATTGATCACCCGGGTGGATCGATGCTGATGGCGGTGCTCTCGGCAGGGAAGAAATACACGCAGATTCCGGTGCCCGCGTGCTTCATCTATGCGAGTCCGCACAGCCTGGGGCAGTGGGTTGAGAAGAATCCAGATCCCGCGGTGCAGGCGGACGCGCGCAAGTTCGAGGCTAGCCTGGAAGCTCTGGACGCAAAGCAGATTGCGTCGGTTCGGGAGGCGTTTCCGGCGGATACATTGATCACCATTCCGGGAGCGAATCACTACGTGTTCATGACCAACGAGGCGGAAGTGCTGCAGGCGATTCGGTCGTTTATCGCAGGATTGAAATAG
- a CDS encoding SDR family oxidoreductase encodes MNPSGNTILITGGGSGIGRGLAESLQQLGNQVIIAGRRQKALDETTAANPGMQSLILDVEQAGAIRSFAADVVEKFPALNVLINNAGIMRAEKLLEQPEELTDAEAIVTTNLLGPIRLTAALLPHLKQQPKATIMNVSSGLAFVPLALTPSYCATKAAIHSYTQSLRWQLRSSNIEVVEIIPPYVQTDLMDGAEDPRAMPLNDYIAETVALLTSQPTPPEIVVERVKPLRFAAETGTYDGIFKGMNSNF; translated from the coding sequence ATGAATCCTTCGGGGAACACCATCCTTATCACTGGCGGAGGCTCGGGTATCGGCCGTGGCCTTGCCGAGTCACTGCAGCAGTTGGGCAACCAGGTCATCATTGCCGGGCGGCGGCAGAAGGCGCTGGACGAGACGACCGCCGCAAATCCGGGGATGCAGTCGCTGATTCTGGATGTGGAGCAGGCGGGAGCCATTCGCTCGTTTGCGGCGGATGTGGTGGAGAAGTTTCCCGCGCTCAACGTGCTGATCAACAACGCAGGAATCATGCGCGCGGAGAAGCTGCTGGAACAACCGGAAGAACTAACAGACGCGGAGGCGATTGTCACGACCAACCTGCTGGGCCCGATCCGGCTGACGGCGGCGCTGTTGCCGCACCTGAAGCAGCAGCCGAAGGCGACGATCATGAACGTGTCGTCGGGGCTGGCGTTTGTGCCGCTGGCCTTGACGCCGAGTTACTGCGCGACGAAGGCCGCGATCCACTCCTATACGCAGTCGCTGCGGTGGCAGCTCCGGTCAAGCAATATCGAAGTGGTTGAGATCATTCCGCCTTACGTGCAGACGGATTTGATGGATGGCGCCGAAGATCCGCGGGCCATGCCGCTGAACGACTACATTGCGGAGACGGTTGCGTTGCTGACCAGCCAGCCGACGCCTCCGGAGATTGTTGTTGAGCGCGTGAAGCCGCTGCGGTTTGCCGCAGAGACAGGCACCTATGATGGCATCTTCAAGGGGATGAACTCGAACTTCTGA